A window of Photobacterium sp. GJ3 contains these coding sequences:
- a CDS encoding uroporphyrinogen-III synthase encodes MTVLITRPAPKGDALASALAERGIASLVQPLLTIAPGSGLPRLGDQLAALQEGDCVIAVSTHAVKMAHTYLTEQHISWPEGVHYLAVGQQTAEVFAQACGQMVAAPQREDSEGLLALPELAQPAQHKVLILRGNGGRELIFETLVERQASVSYCETYARHWLALKGDTLYPEWQQQGVDTLVVTSGQQLAYLVRLLPVQARDWLYGCRLLVPSERIETEARDIGFRHVTMVGSASNAALLTALSTTGITG; translated from the coding sequence ATGACGGTTCTGATCACCCGGCCAGCCCCCAAAGGGGATGCGCTGGCGTCTGCACTGGCCGAACGGGGCATTGCATCGCTGGTGCAACCGCTGCTGACCATCGCACCGGGCAGCGGCCTGCCACGACTGGGTGATCAACTTGCTGCGTTGCAAGAAGGAGACTGTGTGATTGCTGTCAGCACCCATGCGGTAAAAATGGCGCATACTTATCTGACAGAACAACACATTAGTTGGCCAGAAGGCGTGCATTATCTTGCCGTGGGCCAGCAGACAGCTGAAGTCTTTGCCCAAGCCTGCGGCCAAATGGTGGCAGCACCGCAGCGAGAAGACAGTGAAGGCCTGCTGGCCCTGCCGGAACTGGCACAGCCTGCACAGCACAAAGTGTTGATTCTGCGCGGCAACGGCGGCCGTGAACTGATTTTCGAGACGCTGGTCGAACGACAGGCCAGCGTCTCCTATTGTGAAACCTATGCGCGACACTGGCTGGCACTCAAGGGTGACACACTGTACCCGGAATGGCAGCAACAAGGCGTCGACACACTGGTTGTCACCAGCGGCCAGCAACTGGCGTATCTGGTCCGGCTCCTGCCGGTTCAGGCCCGTGACTGGCTCTATGGTTGTCGGTTGCTGGTGCCCAGTGAGCGTATTGAAACAGAAGCCAGGGACATCGGCTTTCGCCACGTAACCATGGTAGGCAGTGCCAGTAATGCTGCATTGCTTACTGCCCTAAGTA
- the hemC gene encoding hydroxymethylbilane synthase gives MTEKPIRIATRKSPLALWQAEYVKAALESAHPGIVVELVPMVTKGDIILDTPLAKVGGKGLFVKELEQAMLENRADIAVHSMKDVPVEFPEGLGLVTICEREDPRDAFVSNHYAHVDELPQGAIVGTSSLRRQCQLLARRPDLQIKTLRGNVATRLRKLDDGEYDAIVLACAGLKRLKMEDRIRCALEPEVSLPAVGQGAVGIECRLDDTRIRSLLDVLSDETTTTRVLCERAMNNRLEGGCQVPIGSYAELEGDQVWLRALVGEPDGTQIVAGEIRGPIADAEALGTQLAEELLTRGARDILTRLYDEAE, from the coding sequence ATGACTGAGAAGCCTATCCGGATCGCCACCCGTAAAAGCCCGCTCGCACTGTGGCAGGCCGAGTATGTTAAAGCGGCACTGGAATCAGCGCACCCGGGAATCGTGGTGGAACTGGTTCCTATGGTCACCAAAGGTGACATCATTCTGGACACCCCACTGGCCAAAGTGGGCGGCAAAGGCTTGTTCGTCAAAGAACTGGAGCAGGCCATGCTGGAAAACCGGGCTGATATCGCGGTGCATTCCATGAAAGACGTGCCCGTCGAATTCCCGGAAGGTTTAGGTCTGGTTACCATTTGTGAGCGTGAAGATCCGCGGGACGCTTTTGTCTCCAACCACTATGCCCATGTCGATGAATTACCCCAGGGTGCAATCGTCGGCACCTCCAGCCTGCGCCGTCAGTGTCAATTGCTGGCCCGCCGCCCGGATTTACAGATCAAAACACTGCGCGGCAACGTTGCCACCCGCCTGCGTAAACTCGACGATGGCGAGTATGACGCCATCGTTCTGGCCTGCGCTGGCCTGAAACGTCTGAAAATGGAAGATCGCATTCGCTGCGCGCTCGAGCCTGAAGTCAGTCTTCCAGCTGTCGGTCAAGGTGCCGTGGGCATCGAATGCCGTCTGGATGATACCCGTATCCGCTCGCTGCTGGATGTCCTTAGCGACGAGACCACTACCACCCGCGTTCTGTGTGAACGTGCGATGAACAATCGCCTGGAAGGTGGCTGTCAGGTGCCGATTGGCAGCTATGCAGAACTGGAAGGCGATCAGGTCTGGTTGCGTGCACTGGTTGGCGAACCGGATGGCACCCAGATTGTTGCCGGTGAAATTCGCGGCCCGATTGCCGATGCAGAAGCGCTGGGCACTCAGTTGGCAGAAGAACTGCTGACTCGCGGCGCCCGTGACATTCTGACCCGACTGTACGACGAAGCCGAATGA